atgaaaCCAGAGTTTTAGATGGATTTAAGGCCAATTATTGTGAATTACCCATTCTGATACTGCTGTAAAGCCCTGCTAagagtctcagtgagctcacAGGTTGTAGGTGCGGATGTGTAGGTGTGCAATCATCAGCCTACTTTAGCTTCTTGTAAAACAAGTGGGAAATCATTTGTGAAAATAGAGAAGATACTGTTCACGTGTGTGTACACTGCATGTATGTCTGTACCTGTTAGTGATGGGTCTCTCTCTGATGTGGATGGTGCTRAGCTCCTGGATGCTGTTCCTATGCCCTCCAGTCATGTTGGAGTTGGGCACGTTGAAGCTCTTCCTCTTGTTGCGTCGCGAGCAGCACGACAGGCCTTGGGAGGAGGAGCCAGAGGAKAGGGAGGGGGAGTGAGGCGGGTGCTTCGCCATGGAAACCTCCAGTAGGCTGGTCTCAAACGTTTGCTCATCCACAAACTCATGattctgagagagagggggaggatggaatgagagagagagatagagaccacACATGTTACTTTTGTGGACAAGGATCGAGACAAAACAAAAGTGCAGACTACRGCATCCATATTAGGAGTTTTGCCTGACATCTGacgacttcctaatatggataccGTACTATActcttcaaatcacattttattggtcacatacacgtggttagtaGATTGCGGGCGTAGCAAAATGCCCGTACTCTTAATTCATGGCTTCTGCTTCGTCATGAACATACATAGATAACAGCAGTGGATATGTCTCCTATTCTCCACCACAGTAATTTGTAAAGCATTGTTCTTACCGTGGTCTTCTCCAGGCAGTGCAATAGGTGATTGTGGTGCGTATCGAACATGGGRTTGGCCTTGCACACCAGCGCCTGGCCTGCTGCCTTTGATGCCTTTTGGGCACAAAAACAAAGATGGACACATATTAACACTTTATTTAAACAGACTACAAAACATGTCCCTCCACGGGGTAGACARGGGACCAACCAACCARagcaggagacagagagggacggaGCTAATGCTCTCACAACGYTAYTGCAACCTTCTGCTGTGGCACAGGAACATTAKGAGAACATTAGGGTCTGTCCATCTCCATTGATCTCCCCCTCCAAGCTCAATRTCCTCCCATGGTTTTTGATGARTCACTCAWTGGTTCAAACTCAgcctttcaacaacaacaaaaacatttcaagACRTCTGTTGWTGATGTGTATACTGGTAGGCCTAYTTGTCCTGAtgtttgtgtctgtctttctgtttttctgttggtcAGTGTTGACTCAAGCCTCATTTGACCCACGAGAGYCACCGTAGCCTTTCCATACCGGGCCGGATTCAATGAGACGCAGAGGAATGAACCAAGGAGAATGTCTATAAAATCCTGTTCTTCGGACATGTGGAATTTGGAACTCAGAACTTGGAAGTTATGTGTGGGACACCGTCCTCCAATAAGCTTCACTGCGTCACTTTGACTCCGCCCCMGCATGTGGCATCGGTTGCTGGCTGATGACATGCATCTCATTCCTCCATGTGATGGCGATCCATGACGYGTTCTGATGATGTCATACCCATAGCCTTGCTAAAAACGTGGGAAATCCAAAATgcaagtgagaaaaaaaataaacacatggaAATGAAATAGCAGATAAAggagaagaagaacaagaagaacaagaGCAGGGAAGTAGAGATGAGGGTGGTTGCAGAGAGACCCGTTTCACCATTCGAAGGTGACGGGAGGCAGTTCtcttccccccacccccaccttgtGGCCAAGCCTCATGGATTGGATGCACTGACACCGGTGAGGAGTGGTAGTGTGAGCCATTCACCCCCAGTTCCATTAGTTGGCACCAGAGCCCCAGTGCAGTCTTGGTGGGGGTGAgatagagaataagagagagagagagagagagagaggggtggtggtCGAGGGTGAATAGTGACGTTAGAGAGGTGGGACACCATGGAAGACGTAACAGCtctgaatgagagagaggggaagggtgcGTCCCCTTGTCCCCATCCCCCAATCGGGTTTTCGGCATGCACTAACCGGCATCTCACGGACCCTCCCCCMAAAAATATATTWAAAAAATGAAAAAAGATATATTCAAAAGAACACCACTCGGATCCACGGTTACCTCGCCAATGAGGTCACTCAGCAGCCCGTTGCTTTTATACTGCAAATAAGCGCTAGTCCCTCCACTCTTCCTCGCGGCAATTCTACCAAGCTTGGTTTTCTGTTTGTGAACAAAACCACACGTGCATTTAGCCTGCCACTGaatgtgtgcgtgagtgagtgtgagtgtgagagtgtgtgtgagtgaatgtgtgtgtatgtgtgtgtgtgaatgagtgtgagtgagtgagtgagcataAAAAACAGAAAGCCATACCATCCTTCTGCACGCCTCTAGAAACAGCAGAGAGACCCACTGCGCTTGAAAGACTATAAATATGTTCTCCAGTAATACATGTAAATTCCGAGCCTGTAAATCCCACTATCTGACAGTGGCTAGATGAAAACCTTGTATTGCAGCTGTATTCATCCAAGGCCACTCTCTTTTATGGTGAATGTTGGTGAATAAAATAACTTGGTATCCACTATGCACAGACAGGCACATGCATGCACCAGCATTGCCCCCTTATCTGAGAtatttactgcagccctcatcctccacatacgacacccgttctgccagtcacattctgttaaaggtccccagagcacacacatccctgggtcgctcgtcttttcagttagctgcagctagcgactggaacgagctgcaacaaacactgcaacaaacactcaaactggacagttttatctcaatctcttcattcaaagactcaatcatggacactcttactgacagttgtggctgctttgtatgatgtattgttgtctctaccttcttgccctttgtgctgttgtctgtgcccaataatgtttgtaccatgttttgtgctgctaccatgttgtgctgctgccatgttgtgttgctaccatgttgttgtcatgttgttgctaacatgctgtgttgttgtcatgctatgttgttttcttaggtctctctctttatgtagtgttgtgttgtctcgttgtgatgtgtgttttgtcctatattttaatttcatttaaaMAWWWWTTTTTKTWKCCCAGcctccgtccccgcaggaggccttttgccttttggtagacagtcattgtaaataagaattggtttttatctgacttgcatagttaaataaaggttcaatagaaTAAAATAGAGGAACACACAGCGAGGttcagtagcacacacacacaagcaatccTGTATCTCTGTTTAACATCCATGTTTCCAGTCAAACCCCAGAGCTCAGTCATCATCCCTCCGAAATGGAAAAACAGATTGTTGTTCTTGGGAGGGAGCTACTTACTGGATGCTCAACAGGGGCACGAGTTatcttccttctcttccccccccgtcctcattctctccttcctctctccaccttctcgctctctcgctccccaTCTTTCCCCTTTCctcgtctgtctgctctgtctgtctgtcttctgttctgctgtctgtctgtctgtctgtctgtctgtctgtctgtctgtctgtctgtctgtctgtgtctctttctcgaAGTCTCCTGTGTGGATTTAGCGTTCTAATTTAAAGTCCGACTCCAGTCTACTTTTCAAgtcatttaacacctgatttacttaacaaaaggcacatctcaataagTGGTCGAGGTAAGTCAcgacacaagtgtgtgtgtgtgtgggggggctttCATCTTTTGGTCctattgctcctctattgttcctcaagcaagagGGGAGGTCGATGACATCACAAaggcaccatcagaccaactccttgaagtttgcagttgtgtctaaaaaacactattttgcgtaaaacatatttttttaccctttagtgtgtgtacttttaCTGTGTTCatacttgggatatcgcttttcaaaAGGAAAAGTAATACAATCACTGGAGGACGTCTTTAAGAGTGAGGGAGTAACCGTGAAGTATCATGTAATATCTATGTGTCCATTGTGTAGCCCACTCCTTTGCACATAGAGACGTCTCTGTGTTTCTCTAATTATTGATATGGAAGTCGGGGTGGTCCCGTATGGCCATTCCGGTTAATATATCACAggaaggacacacacagacacacacacacacataatcacacactATCCCACATACACACTgcgtttgtacacacacacacaaacacaaaagccTGGTAATCTTCCATGTGCTCTCCAATACACTCTGTGTCTACCGCCCAACAACTCACTCTCTGCTGTTTCCATCTCTGCtggagtgtgtgtacagtatgtatctgtGCATAGCAGCATGTTTGCGAGTTCCATTCCATTctcggacacacacagacatcggTTACAGCGagtgatttttttctctctaggACATTGCCGCAACCACATACAGCTCTGTTGGACCCTTCCAGGTCAGGGTTCATGACCTTTATGGCCCAAGACCTATGGTGTCACGGCAGGCGTGAGGGTGGGACATTGTTGGGTACCTTTTGGGCGCGTCTCTTGTCTGCCCGCTGGCTCTGGTGGTAAATGCGGCTGAAGTTGGACACGATGACGGGCACGGGCAGGGCGATGACCAACACACCGCTCAGAGAACAGACAGAACCAACGATCTTCCCTACAATGGTCTTAGGAACCATGTCTCCATATCTGNgagagagagagaaatagagagagaaggagagagagaagttaggaCTTCAGGGTGGGGGTTTTATGCACATCCAAAGTGATGACAGGAGCTGGACAATAGTTATTCAATTAATAGAAAATAAGGGACTGTCTTCGGGGGCAGCAACACTGTGAGCATATAGGACCCATCTTCAATCAGAAAACCAACACACTTACTTAACATTGAGTGTGTCATTTTARAGAACATTCAACCATTTCCTAGTAGGTCATTGTCTTGTCATGGYCATCTTTACCATGCATACATTAGAATGGGTAAactcagatacagtacagtatacaaccACTTGATGGCACTAGAGAGCCATCGAGCACCCACCCCTGGCCTGCACATTATACATGATGGAAGACACTGTAGATATTAAATGTTATGTTAATTACTTATTTTATGTTTGCTGTAGTGTTGGCCTATAATGCATTACCCCGTGGTAAATACTTTTAGGAAATTTCAAAGCGGAAAACTTCTGAAAAGGAAGAACCCAGTTTATTTAAAAGTCCAAAATGACACAGAAAATGCCAAACACAAACCATCTCTCTGGTGAATGGTCTCTAGGCCTAGTTTCTTTTCTGCTACATCATCCTCATCTTCCCctattccctctttctttcccctctttaAAAACATGTCTCATTCATTATTTGACACCACCACAATCCCCCCTCCCCTTTCCTTTTCACCCTCTCATCCAGCCTATTCCCCCTCGCTGTATTCCCATCGTTAGACGCAGGGACGCCCGAGTGGGAACACAAAGTACCGGAGTGTTTCTTTTGGAAGTGCCGGAATGTTCTTTAGAGCGAGCCTAATGACAGAGTTGCACAgtcacaaacaaacagagagcCTCTAAACCATCTGTAGGCAAACATGGATAGAGCTATATCATAGCACTGG
This genomic window from Salvelinus sp. IW2-2015 unplaced genomic scaffold, ASM291031v2 Un_scaffold3497, whole genome shotgun sequence contains:
- the LOC112075980 gene encoding A-type voltage-gated potassium channel KCND2-like, translated to MVPKTIVGKIVGSVCSLSGVLVIALPVPVIVSNFSRIYHQSQRADKRRAQKASKAAGQALVCKANPMFDTHHNHLLHCLEKTTNHEFVDEQTFETSLLEVSMAKHPPHSPSLSSGSSSQGLSCCSRRNKRKSFNVPNSNMTGGHRNSIQELSTIHIRERPITNSRSSLNAKFEETVPLNCKQPYITAAVITLPTPPVTTPENDGSASSPDYSQANIVRVSAL